Proteins encoded by one window of Desulfovibrio ferrophilus:
- a CDS encoding endonuclease III domain-containing protein codes for MNRETLLTSIYQSMLDALGESHWWPADTPFEMTVGAILTQNTNWKNVERAIDNLKAAGALNPDTMAALAPDELAELIRPSGYFRVKAQRLQGLIAFLHDQCDGDISLLSNRDLGELRPMILSIKGVGPETADSILLYALNQPSFVVDAYTRRILSRHGLLPEDTHYEEVREFFMDVLPPDPAMFNEYHALLVRVAKEFCLKKAPQCEGCPLREYLD; via the coding sequence ATGAACCGCGAGACACTGTTAACTTCCATCTATCAGTCCATGCTAGACGCCCTAGGCGAAAGCCACTGGTGGCCTGCAGACACCCCCTTTGAGATGACCGTTGGCGCGATCCTGACTCAAAACACCAACTGGAAGAACGTAGAGCGGGCCATCGACAATCTGAAGGCAGCAGGTGCTCTCAATCCCGACACCATGGCAGCCCTGGCCCCGGATGAACTGGCCGAGCTGATTCGTCCTTCGGGCTATTTCCGCGTCAAGGCACAGCGTCTCCAAGGACTCATCGCTTTTCTGCACGATCAATGCGACGGGGATATATCCTTGCTGTCTAACCGCGATCTGGGCGAACTACGTCCGATGATCCTGTCCATCAAAGGTGTGGGGCCTGAAACTGCGGACAGCATCCTGCTCTACGCACTGAACCAGCCGAGCTTCGTGGTGGACGCCTACACCCGGCGCATCCTGTCCCGACACGGACTATTGCCCGAGGACACGCACTACGAAGAGGTCCGTGAATTCTTCATGGATGTCCTGCCCCCCGATCCCGCGATGTTCAACGAATATCACGCCCTCTTGGTCCGTGTTGCCAAAGAGTTCTGCCTCAAGAAGGCTCCGCAATGCGAGGGCTGCCCACTGCGGGAGTATCTGGACTAA
- a CDS encoding aspartate aminotransferase family protein: MTFEELKEKDSKYICNTYGRYPLAIARGEGCRLYDLDGREYIDLLAGIAVVNLGHGNPALLETINTQYKKLVHVSNLFYQEEGPTLAEKLTATCGADKVFFCNSGAEANEAAIKLARRYMRTVAKRDAYEIITLEGSFHGRTMATMTATGQAHFSKHFQPLPGGFTSVPFGDLKAMAEAIGPQTAGVLIEVIQGEGGIRPLSEEYLLGLEKLCVERDVLFMIDEVQTGMCRTGKFWAHQEFGLAPDIFTTAKPLANGLPMGAMFATVEAAQGFEPGTHATTFGAGALTAAVASKVVDIMLEDDLAGRAAEVGDYAQSLFRAVQNKHPEKIAEVRGRGLMLAIELSCDGADIWKALIGKGFILNLTQGNVLRMLPPLVIEKADMEHFARTLEEILAG, from the coding sequence ATGACTTTCGAAGAACTGAAAGAAAAAGATTCAAAATATATTTGCAACACCTATGGCCGTTACCCCCTGGCTATCGCCCGGGGCGAAGGCTGCCGTCTCTATGACCTGGACGGCAGGGAATACATCGACCTGCTGGCGGGTATCGCCGTGGTCAATCTGGGACATGGTAACCCCGCACTGCTCGAGACCATCAACACGCAGTACAAGAAGCTCGTGCATGTCTCCAATCTCTTCTATCAGGAAGAAGGCCCTACTCTGGCCGAAAAGCTGACCGCCACCTGTGGTGCGGACAAGGTCTTCTTCTGCAACTCCGGGGCCGAGGCCAACGAAGCAGCCATCAAACTCGCCCGGCGCTACATGCGCACCGTGGCAAAGCGCGACGCCTACGAGATCATCACCCTGGAAGGATCCTTCCACGGGCGGACCATGGCCACCATGACTGCCACGGGACAGGCCCACTTCAGCAAACACTTCCAGCCGCTGCCCGGAGGCTTCACTTCCGTGCCCTTCGGCGATCTGAAGGCCATGGCTGAAGCCATTGGCCCGCAGACCGCAGGCGTACTCATCGAAGTCATTCAGGGCGAAGGTGGCATCCGTCCTCTCTCCGAGGAATATCTGCTGGGCCTGGAAAAGCTGTGTGTGGAAAGAGACGTGCTGTTCATGATCGACGAAGTGCAGACCGGCATGTGTCGGACCGGAAAATTCTGGGCGCACCAGGAATTCGGTCTGGCTCCGGATATTTTCACCACCGCCAAACCCCTGGCCAACGGCCTGCCCATGGGAGCCATGTTCGCCACTGTCGAGGCGGCGCAGGGCTTTGAGCCCGGCACCCACGCCACAACGTTTGGCGCGGGTGCACTGACAGCCGCAGTAGCCTCAAAGGTCGTGGATATCATGCTTGAAGACGACCTGGCCGGGCGGGCAGCCGAAGTAGGTGACTACGCCCAGTCCCTGTTCCGGGCCGTCCAGAACAAGCATCCCGAAAAAATCGCCGAAGTCCGCGGACGGGGACTGATGCTGGCCATTGAACTCTCGTGCGACGGAGCCGATATCTGGAAGGCCCTCATCGGCAAGGGGTTCATCCTGAATCTGACTCAAGGCAACGTTTTGCGTATGCTGCCACCGCTGGTCATCGAGAAAGCGGACATGGAGCATTTCGCCCGCACGCTGGAAGAAATTCTGGCTGGCTAG
- a CDS encoding murein hydrolase activator EnvC family protein gives MRDIPYISLPSFMPVAPPPALQLLILAALLLSASLILPANTMASNKAAIEDSLRTGEAQAQQNRKALTRLTQEERSLHGNLAKVEDSLDALRREIRTQERALDRIDSELAGARTTHQQLENTQQASWQELGKLVRALWPLRVAAHRGRTEGGDSWEEADRKFAWGSALYADARRTLKDIESRSELIRTSIKHQEELRAQAEKRLATINGDKDNLLTHRLDFVRGIRKVRAERINAEQALNQVLAAVKDMEYRLKNLSAGQFSDLKGSLPNPVHGKPVGAARGRTGAGFSTAENAPVTAVYWGKVVHNDVLRGFGRVVILYHGDDYYTLYAFLGESHVAIGQEMEKGEPLGTAGYYPVAKGPGLYFELRLGQKAINPVLWLVGRS, from the coding sequence ATGCGCGACATCCCATACATTTCCCTGCCCTCATTCATGCCTGTTGCGCCACCTCCGGCGCTCCAGCTGCTGATCCTGGCGGCCCTGCTGCTCTCAGCATCCCTCATACTGCCAGCCAACACCATGGCCTCGAACAAGGCCGCCATAGAAGACTCCCTGCGCACGGGAGAAGCACAGGCTCAGCAGAACAGGAAGGCATTGACCCGTCTGACCCAGGAAGAGCGATCGCTGCACGGTAATCTTGCAAAGGTGGAGGATTCCCTCGATGCATTGCGCCGGGAGATTCGAACACAGGAACGCGCTCTGGACCGCATCGATAGCGAACTGGCTGGCGCACGGACAACCCATCAGCAGTTGGAAAACACGCAGCAGGCGTCGTGGCAGGAGCTTGGTAAACTGGTCCGTGCCCTCTGGCCATTACGTGTGGCCGCCCATCGCGGCCGGACCGAAGGCGGTGACTCCTGGGAAGAAGCCGATCGTAAATTTGCATGGGGAAGCGCCCTGTACGCCGATGCTCGCCGTACACTGAAGGATATCGAGAGCCGTAGCGAATTGATTCGAACCAGCATTAAGCACCAGGAAGAACTCCGTGCCCAGGCTGAAAAACGGCTCGCCACCATCAATGGAGACAAGGACAATCTGCTGACGCACCGATTGGATTTTGTGCGAGGCATTCGCAAGGTAAGAGCCGAGCGCATCAATGCCGAACAGGCCTTGAACCAGGTTCTGGCAGCCGTGAAAGACATGGAATACCGCTTGAAGAACCTGAGTGCAGGTCAATTTTCTGATCTCAAGGGGTCACTTCCCAATCCCGTGCATGGAAAACCAGTAGGCGCGGCTCGCGGACGTACTGGCGCCGGGTTCAGCACTGCCGAGAATGCCCCCGTCACCGCCGTATATTGGGGAAAAGTCGTACATAACGATGTACTGCGGGGCTTTGGTCGGGTCGTGATCCTTTATCACGGTGACGACTACTACACCCTCTACGCCTTTCTGGGAGAAAGCCACGTTGCTATCGGACAGGAAATGGAGAAAGGCGAACCCCTCGGAACAGCCGGATACTACCCGGTAGCAAAGGGCCCCGGTTTGTATTTTGAGTTGCGATTGGGCCAAAAAGCTATTAATCCTGTTCTTTGGCTCGTAGGCCGTAGCTAA
- a CDS encoding 50S ribosomal protein L11 methyltransferase has protein sequence MKDLLQIKASSPRALIDDVTLYLTENTPHGWQEDRTPDGKVLFTIYLEDTTTAEAIVQGLAAQLPEVSVQRDTVENQEWALAWREFFTPVNAGEVFTVLPPWLADEVPDGRIPILIEPKTAFGTGHHGTTALCLTALANLSSSGVVGNKGTFLDLGTGSGILGLGCCLLGLSGMGLDIDPLAIENAVENKTLNKIGDEFSLSVGSLDTLDLELTFELVLANILAGPLKSMAPALVKRVAPGGSLVLSGILNEQADSVIEKYQAQGLPEPRRESAGEWTALIWERLG, from the coding sequence ATGAAAGATCTCCTCCAAATCAAGGCGTCCTCGCCCCGGGCGCTCATAGACGACGTGACCCTGTATCTGACCGAAAACACACCGCACGGCTGGCAGGAAGACCGAACTCCCGACGGGAAGGTGCTCTTCACCATTTATCTGGAAGACACCACGACCGCCGAAGCAATCGTTCAGGGGCTGGCCGCCCAACTGCCAGAGGTCAGCGTTCAGCGAGACACAGTGGAGAATCAGGAGTGGGCACTGGCCTGGCGTGAGTTCTTCACCCCGGTCAATGCAGGAGAAGTTTTTACCGTGCTGCCTCCGTGGCTGGCTGATGAAGTTCCTGACGGGCGCATCCCCATTCTCATTGAGCCAAAAACCGCTTTTGGTACCGGACATCACGGCACCACAGCCCTGTGTCTGACCGCCCTGGCCAATCTTTCCAGTTCCGGCGTGGTCGGTAACAAGGGAACGTTCCTGGACCTGGGAACAGGCTCGGGCATCCTCGGTCTTGGTTGCTGCCTGCTGGGACTCTCCGGCATGGGACTCGACATCGATCCGCTAGCCATCGAAAATGCCGTTGAAAACAAAACGCTCAACAAGATCGGCGATGAATTCTCCCTGTCTGTGGGCAGCCTGGACACGCTGGACCTCGAACTCACCTTCGAACTGGTGCTGGCAAATATTCTGGCCGGGCCGCTCAAATCCATGGCCCCCGCTCTCGTGAAACGAGTTGCTCCGGGCGGTAGCCTCGTCCTTTCAGGAATCCTGAACGAACAGGCCGACAGCGTCATCGAGAAATACCAGGCTCAGGGACTGCCCGAACCACGTCGCGAATCCGCAGGCGAGTGGACGGCGCTGATCTGGGAGCGCCTCGGCTAG